TCCACGGCTTGTTGCGCCTCTTCCTCGGTCTTTACGAGAACAACGGTGCGTTCGCAGTTTGCGCAGTAGAGCTCCCCGGTTTTGAGTCTGACTAGTACAGTGCCGCAGACTGGACAGGTATAGGAGGTGAGGGTAGCCCCCGCCCTCACCAACTGGGCTATTTTCTTTACGACGTCTTTCTCCACGACGTACTCCCTCCATGTGTTTATAAAATTCTTGCTACGGAGTTATGTGCCGGACAGCGCGGCGGTTCTGCTCCTCCACACTCTGGGAGGCGGGGTTAGGCACGTGGCTTCTGTGCTTCTCCAGATAGAGGAGCTACAGCTAGAGGTTCTAGAGGGGGGCTCGGTGATGCTTAACGGCTTTTACGTAGTGGGTAAGGGCACCAACAGCGTTGTGTATAGGTGTAGGCCTAGGCTTGGGGGCTTTGACTTGGCGTGTAAGATCAGGCGCGGCGACTCTACGAGGCCCTCGCTGGCTCAAGAGGGGCAACTTCTCCACATTGCCAACTCTGTTGGCGTGGGGCCCAGGCTGTACACATACAGCAGAGACGTAATTGCCTACCGATATGTAGACGGGGTGCCGCTGGAGAGGTGGTGGGGCGGCGCTGGGAGTCAGCAGAGGAGGGATCTCGTCGAGGATTTGTTGACTCAAGCCTTTAGGCTCGACGCCGCCGGCGTTTCTCACAACGAGTTGTCTAGACTGGAGAGGCACGTAATAGTCGAGGGTGGGCGGCCTGTCATTATCGATTTCGAATCGGCGACTCTAGGCGGCGGCAGAAATGTCACCCAGGTGGCAAACGGCTTGATGCGCCTAGGCTTGAAGCCGCCTGTAGATGCCTTGAGGAGGTACAAGTCTTGTATGTGCCGCGACGCCCTCGACGAGGTCTTAAGAGGTTTTCTTAGCCAGCTCTAGCGATGCCCGCCAGATGCGGTCTCCCAGGTAGTGTAAATTCAGCAGTACCTTCCCCTTCTCCATCTGCTGGATCTCTTCGCTGGAGTGGAGGGCGACGGCTATCGCAATTGCGCGGCCCTTCTCGTCAACAACAAAGACTGTATCCCCCTTGTTAAACTCTCCCTCTAGTTTTTTTATCCCAGGCCGCATCACATCTGCGCCGTCTATGATCCTCTTCACGGCCCCTGCGTCTACCACGGCCTTGGGGAGGGGCGGTAGCAACGCCCCCTTTGGTGATTTGTGAATTAGATATAACGAGGGTATTATGAACTCGCCCAGGTCTTTAACGGATACCTTAGAGAGGAGGGGCTCGCCGTCTACAAGTATTATGGATTCTTTCTCAGTCAACGGGACTATTTCAACAGTATCTACATTACTCATTATCGGCGCCGCGAATTTGTGGGACTCGCGTAGCTCCTTTATCTCCCTGTTGCTCAACCTTATCCTCCTCACAAGCGTACCACTTCCAGAAAGTTAAAATTGTTGAGCCGGCGTAGATCTGTGCATGAATATCTCGTCACTGATTGGCCTTGCCGGGTCTCTTCACCGTTTTGATAGCCACAAAATCTTTTAAATATTCACGCACTCCCAATTACTGGAGATGGGAAGTAAGTTGATAGAAGCCACAGTAAATATAGTTAGGAGTAGGGGAGAACAACTGTTCATAGACGTCAGTAGGCCCTACGCCTATACATTAGTAGCGAAATTTGACAGGTATAAGTACATAATGAGGATTGCGCCTGACGCGGATCAAGTTTCGCAGAGCTCGCTAAAGGATCTTAAACTCCTCAGTATGTACACCGACGCGGCTAGTATATGTGTGGTGTCTACCGTCAAGTCTCAAGTTTTGCAACGCGGCGTTGTCCACATAAAGGACAGCGTGGTCTTTATGTCTCTGGCAACGTTCACCGACGTGTTAGAGGGCAGAGAACCTGTGTATAAGCTAAGCCGCGGCATCATCACAGCCTCGATAGATGGAGAGAAGCTGAGGGAGAGGAGGCAGAAGATGGGTATGAGTCTAGGCGCGCTGGCGCACAGCCTCGGCGTGACGAGAGAGACGGTGTACCGCTACGAGCGCGGCGAGATAGAGGCGCCGCTGAGAGTCGCCGAGAGGCTGGCTTCTATATTCGGCGACGATATTATGAAGAAGATAGAGGTGGGCGAGAAGCCAAGGGCCACACCTGAGGAGCTGGCTAGTAGGCAGATCTCTCCAAATACATATAAGCTCGTCGAGTCACATCCAGACGCCATTAAACACGACGGCAGGACCATATTCATTACTTCAGATCGTGAAAGGCTTAGAAAAACTATTGAGCTGGCGCAGGCGCTTAGCGCAGAGGTGGACAAGGCGTGAGGCACCTAGCTTTGAGGAGGGAGGGCGCCGTGGAGTTCTACACTCCAGATCCCGAGAAGTATGGCGGCATATACTCGGCGCCGGTTTTTTACAACCCAGCTATGGAGAAGAACAGGACTCTCTCCGTGTTGATACTAAAGGCGTACGGCAAGACCGGCCTCACCGTATGTGAGCCGCTCAGTGGGACGGGGATCAGGGGGATTAGATATGCCGTGGAGAGCGGAGCCGTCGGCAGACTGGTGCTTAACGACATATCCAAAGAAGCGACTGAGCTCATTAAGAAGAACCTAGAGATAAACGGCGTCGACGCCGAGGTATATAATGAAGATGCCAACGTCTTGTTGCATAGGCTGAGGGATACCTGCGACGTGGTGGATATAGATCCCTTCGGCTCCCCCGCGCCGTTTATGCAGGCGGCCTTCAGAGCCTTGAGGGAGGAGGGACTTATCTGCGCCACAGCCACCGACACGGCGGTCTTGGTTGGGCGCTATCCGCGAAAATGCCTAAGGAGATACGGCTCTGTGGCGTTTAGGACCCCCTTCTATATAGAGGTGGGTCTTAGAAACTTAATCGGTTTCGTGGCTAGGGTCGCCGCGTCGGAGGACTACAAAATAGAGCCGCTGATGTCTTACTGGGAGGGCCACTACTTCAGATTCTGCGCATACGCCGTCAGGGGGGCCAGAGACGCTGACGACAACTTCCGCAACATCGGCTACCTCGAGTACAAGGGTGGGCTGAGGAGGGTAACTACGCGGCCCGGCGCGAGCTACCTGGGGCCTCTGTGGATAGGACCCATGGGGGAGCCGCTGATTATATACAAAATGGCGGAGTTCGGACCTCACCAAGATTTCCTGAAACTACTGGCTGAGGAGTACT
The sequence above is drawn from the Pyrobaculum ferrireducens genome and encodes:
- a CDS encoding serine/threonine protein kinase: MPDSAAVLLLHTLGGGVRHVASVLLQIEELQLEVLEGGSVMLNGFYVVGKGTNSVVYRCRPRLGGFDLACKIRRGDSTRPSLAQEGQLLHIANSVGVGPRLYTYSRDVIAYRYVDGVPLERWWGGAGSQQRRDLVEDLLTQAFRLDAAGVSHNELSRLERHVIVEGGRPVIIDFESATLGGGRNVTQVANGLMRLGLKPPVDALRRYKSCMCRDALDEVLRGFLSQL
- a CDS encoding helix-turn-helix domain-containing protein; amino-acid sequence: MGSKLIEATVNIVRSRGEQLFIDVSRPYAYTLVAKFDRYKYIMRIAPDADQVSQSSLKDLKLLSMYTDAASICVVSTVKSQVLQRGVVHIKDSVVFMSLATFTDVLEGREPVYKLSRGIITASIDGEKLRERRQKMGMSLGALAHSLGVTRETVYRYERGEIEAPLRVAERLASIFGDDIMKKIEVGEKPRATPEELASRQISPNTYKLVESHPDAIKHDGRTIFITSDRERLRKTIELAQALSAEVDKA
- a CDS encoding tRNA (guanine(26)-N(2))-dimethyltransferase — translated: MRHLALRREGAVEFYTPDPEKYGGIYSAPVFYNPAMEKNRTLSVLILKAYGKTGLTVCEPLSGTGIRGIRYAVESGAVGRLVLNDISKEATELIKKNLEINGVDAEVYNEDANVLLHRLRDTCDVVDIDPFGSPAPFMQAAFRALREEGLICATATDTAVLVGRYPRKCLRRYGSVAFRTPFYIEVGLRNLIGFVARVAASEDYKIEPLMSYWEGHYFRFCAYAVRGARDADDNFRNIGYLEYKGGLRRVTTRPGASYLGPLWIGPMGEPLIIYKMAEFGPHQDFLKLLAEEYSVAAPWYYRMPEFAVGGRSVTLKEALKILREAGIYSTATHMSPDGFKTDSSYGEVARVLKTYNYAT
- a CDS encoding RNA-binding protein; the encoded protein is MRRIRLSNREIKELRESHKFAAPIMSNVDTVEIVPLTEKESIILVDGEPLLSKVSVKDLGEFIIPSLYLIHKSPKGALLPPLPKAVVDAGAVKRIIDGADVMRPGIKKLEGEFNKGDTVFVVDEKGRAIAIAVALHSSEEIQQMEKGKVLLNLHYLGDRIWRASLELAKKTS